The genome window GGTTCCCAGCCTCAGTTCCTCCTGACCTGCTCCCCAGCCTTTCTTCTACTCACTTTGCCCAGGTAAGCTCAAGCCCTTGTTCCCAGGTCCTCACCCTGGTCAATGTGGCTCACAGGAGCCATTGGGAACACTGGCAGGGGTGACAGAGCCAGTGCTGAGCCCTGTCTGTTTGAAGTAAAGGCCCTGGGAGTATCTCCTGAtaccatccatccaccacccatcTCCACCCCAGGTACACCATTGGCAAAAACACTGAAATCCTTCACCCCACAGCAGAGACAACCTCTGCCAGTTTCCCTTTTTTTCAGGTCAGGCAACAACCTACAGCAGAAGCAATTCAGTTTAGACATAAGGAAGAACTGACAAGCATTGAAGCTCTTTAGGCTTCTTAAGTCCTAGAGAATCAGGATAACCTTCAGATGACCCCACagactccccctcccacccaaggCCTTCATATCTAGAAGAGATGAGAGGGCTTGTCGGTCAGAGGCAGGAGCTGGAAACCTGAGTCACTGCCTGACAGTCAGCCGAGCCAGGAACCAGCCCAGACCAGGCTGGACATGGGAAGAGGCTTCCCAACCTTGGCGGGACTGCCTGCTGGGAAACAAGGCCTGGAAACCCCCTACTGGGGCCCTGACCTATGAGTTTAGCAGCAAGGGCACAGGACAACCAGGGTCAACACCCAACTTCCTTCCCCTGAGGAGTCAGACCAGCTGGGATTCACCaccaacttgctgtgtgacctgggtgAGCCATCTATCCTCCCTGAGCCTGAGCAAACAGGACTAGTTATGGTACCTACCTTACAGGGTCATTATGTCCTCTGTGCTCCAGTCATTAACCCAGCCTTGACCCTGGGCAGCATCTGGCTTGGGACAGAGGTGCCCCTGGAGCCCACCTCAGGTCAGCCTGAAACCAGGTTTCTGACGCTGGTGACTCCCTGGCACCCGGGGGAAAGTGGGCAGGGGGCAGAGTCCACCTACCTGGAGGAATTCTGGTCCCACCTGTGGTATCAGGCTGGCCAAAGACGCAGGCAAACCTGGCAGGAGGGCATAGGGAGGATGGGGAGCCTACGttctcctctccttttctacTTCCCTTTCTTCTCGCCTCCTGCAATGAAAGCCGAACTGAAACAGCCATTTTGAGTACAGGAAGGGGAAGTTGTTGCTTTGGGGAATCGGGTTGAGGCTACTTCCTTTGGTTTCTTTCCAGCCTCTTCAGGCTGAGCAAAGAGGGAACTTGCACCTGCCGAGCCCCTACTCTGCTCCAGGCCCCAGCTGCCCACGAGTGCATGCACAGAATCCCCACCACAGCCTGGACCGATGTGTTTACTGAGCACTGACAATGCTCCAAGCATTGTGCAAAATGTTTTACATGCCGTACTTCATTTACTCTTCTCAGTTACTATCTGTGCTTCACAAGATTAGCAAGAGGTTCTGTCTTGGGAATGTGAATGAAAGGTGTTGGAGACCACAGCCACCCTGGTGGGTACAGGGTTCAGTGGTCACAGGGCAGCTCCAGGGCTGAGGAACCATGGGGAGAAAGGACAGAGGCCcaaagagcagcagcagcagcagcagcagcagcagcagcagggccgCACCTGGGGCAGCTCCAGGGCTGAGGAACCATGGGGAGAAAGGACAGAGGCCcaaagagcagcagcagcagcagcagcagcagcagcagcagcagcagcagcagcagcagcagcagcagcagcagcagcagcagcagaagcagcagcagcagaagcagcagcagcagcagcagcagcagggccgCGCCTGGGGAGCAGAGGAGAGCCCTGGTGCCTGGCTTTCCAAGTGCGGCTGTGGGGCCACAGCGCCTCCCACCCAGCGCTCTGGGAGATCTGGTCTTGCAATAACCTTTCTCCCCTGGAGCTACTGTGACAGGCTCGCCTTCCTTGCCTGGACCCCGGGGCTGTCCTGTTTGTCTCCCTGTGGAGGAGGTCACTTGGATCTCCCTTCAAGAAGGAACATGCTGTTTAGCTACAACGAGCGCAGTTGGCTGACAGCCTCTGTAAGTGCCTTGAGGATCCGCCCATCCTCCCAGATAACCAGGCTGGGGAAGAGATGGCCCAAGTCCAGCCGTTTGGCCTGTGCTGCAAGCAGTCATTGTTCTGTCCCTCTGTAGCTTCTTCCCACCCAGTTCCCAAACCCCCTCTCATGATGATGCCCCACTCCCCGTTTTTCCTTTCGGGCACCCCATTCTTCTCCTAGAGTCTTGGGGATTTGGGAGTGGTGGGCTGCCAGTGAGAGAAGAGTGGGCTCCTCAGGCCTGGTAACTGGCTTGGGGAGAATGGGCCACCTTCACTGGGTGCCTCGGAGTCAATTCTGGAGCTTTTGCTGGGACTCTGGGAAGGAGATATGTTTCCCACTGGGTTTGCAAAGCTGGTAGGAAGCGAGGCTGGAGCTGCAGGAGCCAGCTGagttatgtgccagacactgtcctGGGCTCTAGAGATACCATCACCAGGGAGGAGACTCCAAAAATAAAGCCCAGGGATGGCAGAGTTGGGAGATGGGAACATACAGCTTCCTGGGAGAACCATTGAGTGCCTGATTCCAGCTATGCCTGAAGTTTTGCCTCCACTGGACTTTTTGGTGGTGTGGGCTGATAAATTCCTCTTCTGCCCCAGTCCACTTGACCTAGGATTCTGCATCACCGACCTCAGGAAGCACAGAACACTTGGAGTCCTGCCTGTAGATCTTCATCTCCACCTCCCCGTCCTCTCTCCACAGCTCCATGCTCACAGCTTTGGCCCCAGAATCCCAATGTCCCTGCAGGGGAGGCTGGAACTGGCCACATATCTGGAGGCTGCCAACAGAGGGGCCAAGGGACTGACAGGTCAAGCCTGATTCCCATGGGAGAAGCTAGGGAAACCCCAAGTTCATTTCCCATGAAGAGAGTCTTTCCCAAAGTAACTACTGTGTCCTTTCAATAGTCCCTGGCAGGAAACTGGAAAGCTGGAAAGCTGGGTTCCACTTCTAGATTTATcactaacttgctgtgtgactctggggaGGTCACTAGACCTCCCTGAGCCTCGTTTCCCTGAGCTACCTCACTGCTACAGTTTCTTGGCTACTCagcatgtgtcaggcactgagctAAATGATTTTGCTGCTGAATCTCATTTGCTCTTTGCCTTGGtgttgaatgtcctcccaaaacttagtCTCACTGTGACGGTGTAAAGAGgttgggaaatactattatgataattcaaaggtggggcctagaacaggcgattagattgtaggaccatgcagtagtgaatggattaaaaatggtgatcaggggtgtggttctgagggtttcaaaaggagagtgcaggaggagctctgtctgctctttctgctctgccatttttgctatgtgataccctaccatcactgaagtcaccacaaaagaaagccttcaccagatgtgtgccctggactttggacttccagcctctgaaactgtaagccataaatttcattttcttacaaattacccagttctgtgtattttgttacaagcaacagaaaaggattAATACACTCTTACAACAGCCCTGTGTGGTAGGccgtattattcccattttacagatgaggaaacaggctttgAGAAGGCTGGCGACTTGCCCATGGTGACACAAGGAGTCAGTGGTGAGCAGAGACTAGGATCAGATCTAAAGAGtgataaagtctgtgcccaggaAGAAAGGTGACATTTCCctatggaaaaactgaggccacAGAGATTAGGAAATTGCTCAAAGCACACAGTAAATCCACCATGACACTTGCCTCTCAGGAACAGGGTGGTCTGAGACAGATCAAAGAGATGGGAACCAAGAGTCAGAACAGAGAAGATGACCAGTCTGAGGGTTGATGTCAGAAGACTCCCTCCCTCTCTAAATTTGTTAGAAACTGGATACAAGGTCTGCTTTGCCTTTGAGGCCCCAGAAACCTGTACAGGCTCCAGCTCTCAAGAGGAACTGGGAAATGTTGGATAATTGAATCTAGTCCATAAAGATGAGCCACGGGGCTCTGTCCTTGGTGCTGCCtggctcaataaaaattttaaaaaatccttgtcTTGACTGATGACAGAGATTTGTCAGGGAGAATGGAGGTCACAGATACAAGAGTAGTACCTCTGAGCCTGCTTGGGTCCCCATCCTTGACCCCAGGAAGGGCAGACCACCAACATGGCCTGAGTGTTCATTGTGGGTTATGATGCTGCCCTTTTCACAGACAGACACTGAGGCCCAAAGGTAGGCAATTTTGTCCACAACTCTCACTGGTGAGGTTTGGGTGTGAAAGGAGCCTTAGTGAACCCCTTACCTCCCATGAAAGGCAGTCCCCTGCCTTGGCTTCTGCTCTGACCATCCCCAGCACCTGCTGGGGCCTGAGCTCACCTGGCAGAGACAAGACACCCAACTGGACCTCCAGGGATTAATGACAAGGCTCCGAGTTCTGAACCCTTAGGGCCAGAGAGGCCTCAGACCATCTGACCCAGAGCTCCCCACCCCCTGACCCCCAAGAAGGAGGCTCCCTGAAGCCTCCTTGACAGGGCTTGTCTGGCCCCCGCTTGCATACTTCCCACGACAGGGAGCTCACTCCTCTCTTAGGCCACTGCATGCCACCTTGAGAGAGCTCACTGGGAGATGTGCTTTGTTACACCAAGCCTTGGGATCTGCCCCTATTCACTGCTTCCCTCCTCCCGTCCCGCCTGCCTCTGGGGCCACAAAGCTTTGCTGTCCCAGGACACCCTGCAGAAAATGTCCCATGACCATTTATCTGGTCTTCATTTGCCCCAGGAAATTCCAGTGCTCATGTCCAGACCCAGAGAAACCTCGTGGTGGAGCCCACAAACCAGGAATGAGACCAAGGGGTGATGACTGTTTTCATACCTGAAGCCAAACCCTTTACCACCCTCTGTCCTGTCTTATTCTCTGACTGGGGCCTGTGAGGGGAGCATGGTCTTTTCTTGACATTTcgagaggaggaaactgaggcccccaaAAGCTTAGTCACTTGCCAGGGCCGCCAATCAGCCAGTGGTCTTCCAATGAGTAGGACTGCCTTCCACCAAACCCCAAATCCTCACCCTCAAATAACAGCTATGAGGGACTGGGACCCTATTTGTGCCCAACCCAGTGTGAGAGGAACAGGGCTCTGTGGTGTCTGAGGGGTAGCCTGGGGGGAGGAGCTCAAAGCCAGGGACAACTGCCTGGTTCAGAGCACAGTGTGGGAGGTGAGCAGGTGACAGGTGGCTCCTGCTGTGAAGTGTGCTGTTGCACTGGGTGTGTGTGAAGAACATAGACCTCATCTCCTGCAGGTGGTCACTCAAATGACACCTCCACGAGGCCTGCCCCCACCACTCTAGCACATGCACACAAGCGATTCCTACTCCTCTCTCCACCGTATTTTCTTCTTAGCATTTGTCATCTTTTAACAactattctatttatttgtttgcttattgtcTCTCTCTAGGGCAGGGGTTTtatgttttattcactgctgcatctccagtgcctaggacagtgcctggcatatagtaggtgctccataaatatttgttgaatgaataaatgaatgaatttccaGGGGTGGCTCAAGAATGTCTACACAGAGAAGATGTAGGGGCAGAAATACGACTGGGGGCACAGGGGACCGGGCTCGAGGCTGTTTGAATAGTAAGCTGCAGTGTGTACTTACAGCCTCTGTCTGGCTGTGAACAGTCCCAGCTGAGAGTGGGGAGCAGGACATGGCCGGGTGGGCGGCCTGCCTGCATCCCCCTCCCGCCCTGGCTGGGGTCTTCCTGCTACTCTCACCTGCCTGATCTGTATCTCCTCCCACTGGCCACGCTTGCCACACCCTCCTAGAGTCTCCCAACTTCTAGCCTGCACATGATCCCTCTGTCTGCACTGGGGCCTCCAATTCAACCTCCCCCAGCCTAGCATATCCCCggcctctctcccttccctggccAGCTGGACCTCCACCCCAGCACCCAGGGCTCCTGCGAACAAGCCAGTCAGTACCCCATTCACAGCACTTGCAGCCCCTCCATCCTGCACTGTGGAGCTGAGTGTGGTTGGAGGATGTGACTCAGCCAAGCCCCTGAGGTCCCAGACCTTGTTGCTACCCCAGTTGGCTGGGTCCCCAACTTTTGTCTGTCCCCCGGtggcctccctcccctctccttagCCTTGGCCCCATCTTTCTTGTCAGCCCTGCACTCTCAACCCCAATAGCCTTGAAATTTCCCTTTATAGCAAAGAGAGCCCTTTTAGAGAGGTCGCTTTTAACTTCCTGCCACCTAAATAAACCCCGTGTCTGCTGTCTTCTCTCTTCATCCCCTGGCAGCCCTCCAGAGTCCCAGGCCACCTCCTTCTGCCCTCTGCTCAGCTTCGAGCCTCCCACACTGCACCCACCAGCTCCTTCTCAGCCTAGACCTCTCCACTCCTCGGTCTCTCACATCTTAGCAAAACTTTTTCTTGACCTCATGTGCCTCTCCAGCTGTGCCTCTTCCTCCTCACAATCAAGCTTCTGGAAGCGTCCTCCACATACTGTGCCTCCACTTCCACCCTGCACCCACTTCTCACACCCCTACAGTCAAGCCCTGCTCAGGATACAGCAGTGGGCACCTGTCTTCTAGGTGAGGCTGGAGAGACAGGACCGGGGAGCGAGTGACCATCTGAGCTCCATCACAAGGAAATCGCTGAAGCGATCCTGAAATAACAGGTCTTGAGGAGAAAACAGGCCACTGTGAGGTGACTTCAGGCTTGGCATCCCTGGCTGTGGCTGATGCAGGGCTGAGGGAGGGGAGCTGCCTCTGTGGCTTCCAGGAAAGGGCCTGGACTCTGCCCAGAAGGTGTGCGGGGCTCAGGGTGTCCAGTGGCACCTCCAGAATGTCTGTTTAGTGGAGGGTTGGGGGATtatgtgggtggggggaggagactggttgggatgATACCTTTGCATAGCTCATGACATCAGTTGAAGAAAACGTCAATGGTCTGTATCACAGAATAAAAGGAGCTGTTGACCATGGAGCAGGTGAGGGTGGGGGGCGCACAACTCCCCAAGCTCCCCACTGGCACCACCTTTGAGGACACAAGATGTGAGGATTCACTCCTGGAACAGGTCTCTCCTCAGAGCTCCCCAGAAAACCCAGAATTCTTCAAGCCCCAGCCCATGGAATTAGATCCAAATGCCCATTCCTGGCATTCACACTTCTCTGTTACCCATCACTTTTCCCTCTGCAAAGCTTGGCACCCAACAGACCTGGTTTTTGTCCTGGCTCTGCAGCTTACGAACAGAGTCTTTACCTGTCAGAGCCTCAGAGtccttaattataaaatattataaacaatcaCAGCATTATTGGGGGctcaaatgaaataatggatctagatCACCTAGCCCAGTATCTGGCGCACAGTAGGTACTCACTCAGTGGGGCTTCTATCATTGCTCATAATTTTATCACAGACCGGCTAACCTCGTGAGGAATGACCTCCCTTGCAATCTTTACTCACTCACCGCCCAATTACTCAggcacttacacacacactcattcattcattcattcatttgatgtgCATTTGCAGGGAGTCTTATAATGTGCAGGGACCTCTCTGGGCTCTGAACTCTGTCTTTTGAGGATCCCTGGCTAGTGGGAAAGACAGATGAAG of Cynocephalus volans isolate mCynVol1 chromosome 4, mCynVol1.pri, whole genome shotgun sequence contains these proteins:
- the LOC134376280 gene encoding uncharacterized protein LOC134376280; translated protein: MGRKDRGPKSSSSSSSSSSSRAAPGAAPGLRNHGEKGQRPKEQQQQQQQQQQQQQQQQQQQQQQQQQQKQQQQKQQQQQQQQGRAWGAEESPGAWLSKCGCGATAPPTQRSGRSGLAITFLPWSYCDRLAFLAWTPGLSCLSPCGGGHLDLPSRRNMLFSYNERSWLTASVSALRIRPSSQITRLGKRWPKSSRLACAASSHCSVPL